In Bacteroidia bacterium, a genomic segment contains:
- a CDS encoding MG2 domain-containing protein yields MKQKLLILLAALSAVSILSGGIYYLTAEQSNLEFTVYDTGFNDYLSAYTAGEISRNSPIRIRFAFDIASSEQVGKMVDESPFAFSPSIAGTTQWIDSRTIEFKPAEMLPSGTIYRARLDMQQIQKEIPDDLASFPFQFATRRQDLSVQLTGIRPVGQSQPHWQQVSGIVKTVDFEPAENIEKMLNATTKGRSLKIKWIHDESSNAHSFLVDSLARTDKSYEVDLSWNGAKLNVDSRGEKKIPVPALGSFYPIQTYTFNSPDPYVILEFSNPVKKDQDLSGLISMGETGLRFTIDANQIRIYPRSAITGPVEIKAEPGILSADDEKLNIPFREKIVFSEINPEVRLVGQGTILPRSENALPFVFEAIGLKAIDVRVIKIFEKNVPQFLQVNQLDGNREMKRVGQMVAKKRIDLDKNTELDLNTWNRHSLDLSSLINTDPGSIYEISLGFRKSYAYFTCGEDEQEKDKDMLELEEGWFTYVEGAEDSYWDYYYEDYDDRDNPCKQAYYNSDRIAKRNILASDLGLIAKQGSQGSFYAVTNLKTTQPVAGAKLEVYDYQHQLITTATTDDKGMIRAKFDRTPYLMVAKMGDQRGYLRLDDGSALSMSRFDTQGKKYQKGVKGFIYGERGVWRPGDPVFLTFILEDKDKTLPAGHPVIFELLDPNGQVVEKMVRTEGVNGFYPFPTSTAPDAPTGNYLARVKVGGSTFTQSVKVETIVPNRLKLELDFGVPYLSKQTFTREADLKVQWLHGAIAKNLQADVKVTLQDAPVSFPKYSAFTFTDPVRKFSSEEKTLFEGKLNELGLAKIPAKITANSDAPGMLVANFKGKVFEPGGGFSTDRFSMPFHPYDTYVGLKAPKGDAARGMLLTDTDHNIEIATVDKEGRPVSSEVEVKFYKLEWKWWWDNSEDNIGTYQGKVNATELQSATVRTVNGAGVWKLNVKYPDWGRYLIRMTDKNGHATGKIVYIDWPGWAGRSTDNDRGGAQMLNFTTDKESYTVGETIQLSIPSGGKGRALISVETGTKVLQAYWADATEGTTRFSIPTTGEMAPNIYVNITLLQPHAQTANDRPIRLYGVVPVKVEDPATHLTPVLAMPDQLEPNSRYAVKVSEQKGKPMTYTLAVVDEGLLGLTRFQTPSPWQTFYQREALDVRTWDIFDHVLGAFGGEIKSMLSIGGGADSDGPEGKKPDRFKPVVKFLGPFELKAGETQTHNIDMPNYVGAVRTMVVAGSPNGAYGSVEKSTTVKKPLMVLGSLPRVLGPGEQVQLPVTVFALEDNIKTVNVTVQTGKQMLVEENETQVVRFSETGEKMANFKLSVLSTLGKGTVKITAQSGDQIATYETDIEIRTPNPRVTDVFAKELEASGTWEQNIEPIGMRGTSHGMVEVSAIPPLSLGNRLEYLVHYPYGCIEQTTSSVFPQVYLTHLLNLSPSRKEDIDKNIRAGIARLKLFQTPGGGFAYWPGQSEVNEWGTNYAGHFLLEAEKAGYSLPADLIQNWKSYQQTQARDWNGGDDGAALNQSYRLFLLALAGQPELGAMNRMRQRTGVYSAAMWNLATAYYLAGQTEVAAQMTKTLSKDAKKYKEQNGTFGSTVRDQAVILQALSVMDRKAEATTLVKSISDRLSSEGEMNTQEIAYCLVAMARYVGEGGSTARLKFSWRLDGGKWQDITENSPLWQVELSDVKKGKLELKNKGGGLIYPRLILDGIPQQEDTTSSSNGVAIKVTYTTMDGLLLDPSKIEQGTDFIAKVMVKNTGTMDYEQMAITQIFPSGWEIHNTRLDGSGPGGVIPTYQDIRDDRVFSFYDLKRSSTKTFHILLNASYLGRYYLPTVVTAAMYDPTIQARQGGQWVQVVPAISN; encoded by the coding sequence ATGAAACAAAAACTTCTTATTCTCCTTGCTGCTTTAAGTGCTGTATCTATTCTTTCGGGAGGTATATACTACCTCACCGCTGAGCAAAGTAATCTGGAATTTACCGTGTATGATACCGGTTTTAATGATTATCTCTCTGCTTATACCGCAGGAGAGATCAGCCGGAATTCGCCGATTCGTATCCGGTTTGCCTTTGATATCGCGAGTTCTGAACAGGTAGGTAAAATGGTCGATGAAAGCCCCTTTGCTTTTTCTCCGTCTATTGCAGGCACAACGCAATGGATTGATAGTCGAACCATCGAGTTTAAACCCGCCGAAATGCTGCCATCAGGGACTATTTACCGCGCCCGGCTGGATATGCAGCAAATCCAAAAAGAAATTCCTGATGATCTGGCTTCTTTTCCGTTTCAGTTTGCTACCCGTCGTCAGGATTTGTCTGTGCAGCTCACGGGAATCCGTCCGGTTGGTCAGTCACAGCCTCACTGGCAGCAGGTTTCTGGCATTGTGAAGACGGTCGATTTTGAGCCTGCCGAAAATATTGAAAAAATGCTCAATGCAACCACAAAGGGCAGGTCGCTGAAAATCAAATGGATACATGATGAGTCCTCAAATGCGCATTCATTTCTGGTAGATAGTCTTGCCCGGACTGACAAATCCTATGAAGTGGATCTTTCGTGGAATGGCGCAAAGTTGAATGTTGACAGCCGGGGCGAAAAGAAAATTCCGGTTCCCGCACTGGGTAGTTTTTACCCTATTCAGACTTATACCTTTAATAGTCCCGATCCCTATGTGATTCTGGAGTTTTCCAATCCTGTGAAAAAAGATCAGGACCTCAGTGGGCTTATATCAATGGGGGAGACAGGGCTACGATTTACGATTGATGCAAACCAGATCCGTATTTATCCCCGCAGCGCGATTACCGGGCCTGTAGAGATCAAGGCAGAGCCGGGAATTTTAAGTGCGGATGATGAAAAGCTGAATATCCCATTCCGGGAGAAAATTGTGTTTAGCGAAATAAACCCTGAAGTGAGGCTGGTAGGGCAGGGAACCATTTTACCCCGGTCAGAAAATGCGCTTCCTTTTGTTTTTGAAGCTATTGGCCTGAAAGCAATCGATGTCAGGGTCATTAAAATTTTTGAAAAAAATGTCCCTCAGTTTTTACAGGTAAATCAGTTGGATGGAAACAGAGAAATGAAAAGAGTGGGGCAGATGGTCGCCAAAAAGCGGATAGACCTAGATAAGAATACGGAACTGGATCTCAACACCTGGAACCGGCATTCCCTGGATCTGAGTAGCCTGATCAATACCGATCCGGGGTCGATATATGAAATATCACTCGGCTTCAGAAAATCTTATGCATATTTTACCTGTGGCGAGGATGAGCAGGAAAAAGATAAAGATATGCTGGAACTGGAGGAAGGTTGGTTTACTTATGTGGAAGGTGCCGAAGACAGCTATTGGGATTATTATTATGAAGATTATGATGACAGGGACAATCCCTGCAAACAAGCCTATTACAATTCAGACCGAATTGCCAAACGAAATATTCTGGCTTCTGATCTCGGCCTTATTGCCAAACAAGGAAGCCAGGGTTCTTTTTACGCAGTAACCAATCTGAAAACAACTCAGCCTGTCGCAGGCGCAAAGCTGGAAGTCTATGACTATCAGCATCAGTTGATTACCACTGCAACGACAGATGATAAAGGGATGATCAGGGCCAAATTTGACCGCACGCCTTATCTGATGGTGGCAAAAATGGGTGATCAGCGGGGCTATCTTCGGCTGGATGATGGCTCTGCACTTTCCATGAGCCGGTTTGATACTCAGGGTAAAAAATATCAAAAAGGGGTAAAAGGTTTTATCTATGGAGAAAGAGGGGTGTGGCGTCCCGGCGACCCGGTATTCCTCACATTTATACTGGAAGATAAAGATAAAACACTGCCAGCCGGTCACCCGGTGATTTTTGAGTTACTCGATCCGAATGGGCAGGTAGTTGAAAAAATGGTGAGAACCGAAGGGGTAAATGGTTTTTATCCTTTTCCGACATCCACGGCACCTGATGCTCCTACCGGCAACTATCTGGCAAGAGTGAAAGTAGGGGGCTCGACGTTTACCCAATCTGTAAAAGTCGAAACGATTGTTCCCAACCGACTGAAGCTCGAACTGGATTTTGGCGTTCCCTATTTGTCAAAACAGACATTTACCCGCGAGGCAGACCTTAAAGTACAGTGGCTGCACGGAGCAATTGCAAAAAACCTTCAGGCAGATGTGAAGGTAACGCTCCAGGATGCGCCTGTATCCTTTCCTAAGTACTCGGCCTTTACTTTCACTGATCCGGTAAGAAAGTTCTCCTCAGAGGAAAAGACGCTGTTTGAGGGCAAGCTCAATGAACTTGGCCTGGCAAAGATTCCTGCAAAGATCACCGCCAACAGCGATGCCCCTGGCATGCTGGTCGCAAACTTTAAAGGAAAAGTATTTGAACCGGGTGGTGGATTCAGTACCGACCGTTTTAGCATGCCTTTTCATCCCTACGATACATATGTTGGGCTAAAAGCACCTAAAGGGGATGCCGCGCGTGGGATGTTGCTGACTGATACCGATCACAATATCGAAATTGCCACGGTGGATAAGGAAGGCCGGCCGGTATCCTCAGAAGTTGAGGTGAAATTTTACAAGCTGGAGTGGAAATGGTGGTGGGATAATTCTGAAGACAATATTGGTACATATCAGGGGAAAGTGAATGCAACTGAACTTCAGTCTGCAACCGTCCGGACCGTTAATGGTGCAGGGGTTTGGAAGCTGAATGTGAAATACCCTGATTGGGGCCGGTACCTTATCAGAATGACTGATAAAAATGGACATGCCACCGGGAAAATCGTATACATCGACTGGCCAGGCTGGGCCGGTCGCTCTACAGACAATGACCGGGGAGGCGCTCAAATGTTGAATTTTACCACGGACAAGGAATCCTACACAGTAGGTGAAACCATTCAACTGAGCATTCCTTCCGGTGGGAAGGGCAGAGCTTTGATAAGCGTGGAGACCGGTACAAAAGTTTTGCAGGCTTACTGGGCAGATGCCACGGAAGGAACTACTCGTTTTTCCATACCGACAACCGGAGAAATGGCGCCCAATATTTATGTGAATATAACCCTGCTGCAGCCTCATGCGCAAACAGCCAACGATCGCCCGATCAGATTGTATGGCGTAGTGCCCGTGAAGGTTGAGGATCCTGCCACCCACCTGACTCCCGTGCTGGCCATGCCCGATCAATTGGAGCCAAACTCGCGTTATGCCGTAAAGGTAAGCGAACAGAAAGGCAAGCCCATGACCTATACACTGGCTGTTGTGGATGAAGGTCTCCTCGGGCTCACGCGGTTTCAGACACCTTCTCCCTGGCAGACATTTTATCAGCGTGAGGCGCTGGATGTTCGCACCTGGGATATTTTTGACCATGTGTTGGGTGCATTTGGCGGGGAAATAAAAAGTATGCTCAGTATCGGCGGGGGCGCTGATTCCGATGGACCTGAGGGTAAAAAGCCTGACAGATTTAAACCTGTAGTTAAATTTCTGGGTCCCTTTGAACTTAAGGCGGGAGAGACTCAGACACACAATATCGATATGCCCAACTACGTCGGCGCTGTGCGAACGATGGTTGTCGCAGGTTCGCCCAATGGCGCATACGGCTCTGTTGAAAAAAGTACCACGGTCAAAAAGCCGCTGATGGTGCTGGGTTCACTTCCACGGGTATTGGGGCCTGGTGAACAAGTACAGTTACCTGTGACGGTGTTTGCCCTGGAGGATAATATCAAAACGGTGAATGTAACCGTTCAGACCGGTAAACAAATGCTGGTGGAAGAAAATGAAACCCAGGTAGTTCGTTTTTCTGAAACCGGCGAAAAAATGGCAAACTTTAAGCTATCCGTACTTAGTACTCTGGGTAAAGGGACGGTGAAAATCACGGCACAATCCGGTGATCAGATCGCCACATACGAAACCGATATTGAAATCCGTACGCCAAACCCACGTGTTACGGATGTGTTTGCCAAAGAGTTGGAGGCCAGTGGCACATGGGAGCAGAATATTGAGCCTATAGGTATGAGAGGAACCAGCCATGGTATGGTAGAAGTTTCGGCTATTCCTCCGCTCAGCCTGGGCAACCGCCTGGAATACCTGGTGCACTATCCTTATGGCTGTATTGAACAGACGACTTCAAGCGTTTTTCCACAGGTATATCTTACGCATTTGCTGAATCTTTCGCCATCCAGAAAGGAAGATATTGACAAAAATATCCGCGCAGGGATTGCCCGGTTGAAGCTGTTTCAAACACCTGGCGGAGGGTTTGCATATTGGCCCGGGCAGTCTGAAGTCAATGAGTGGGGCACCAACTATGCAGGGCATTTTCTTCTGGAAGCAGAAAAAGCAGGATATTCGCTGCCCGCTGATCTTATCCAAAACTGGAAATCTTACCAGCAGACGCAGGCAAGGGACTGGAATGGCGGAGATGACGGGGCTGCACTTAATCAGTCCTATCGCCTGTTTTTACTTGCTTTGGCAGGGCAGCCTGAATTGGGCGCGATGAACCGTATGCGTCAGCGCACGGGCGTGTACTCAGCTGCCATGTGGAATCTGGCAACCGCTTATTACCTCGCCGGCCAAACGGAAGTTGCTGCACAAATGACCAAAACCTTAAGTAAAGATGCCAAAAAGTATAAGGAGCAAAATGGCACATTCGGCTCGACAGTAAGAGATCAGGCGGTAATTCTTCAGGCCCTAAGCGTGATGGATCGGAAAGCAGAAGCGACAACACTGGTCAAATCAATTTCGGATCGACTGAGTTCGGAAGGAGAAATGAATACCCAGGAGATTGCTTATTGTCTGGTTGCCATGGCGCGTTATGTAGGCGAGGGGGGAAGTACAGCCCGGCTGAAATTCTCATGGCGGCTTGACGGTGGAAAATGGCAGGACATAACTGAAAATTCTCCGCTATGGCAGGTAGAACTGTCGGATGTGAAAAAGGGAAAACTGGAGTTGAAAAATAAAGGGGGCGGATTGATTT
- a CDS encoding ABC transporter permease produces MSKLFFHIGRYFLLLGGMFKTLEKPLIYYRLAMTEVISMIMGSMTIVVIISVFIGAVSTLQTAYQLVTSLVPKSIIGSVVSATTLLELSPTVLTFILAGRIGSKIASEIGTMRVTEQIDALEVMGINSSAYLILPKIVAGLIALPVLVSVSAFLAHIGGMVAGDLSGAVTSLEFTIGVQTYYNAYQVAVMYVKAFTFGLIITTVSAYQGYYTQGGALEVGASSTKAVVYSCLSVVLADYLIAEVML; encoded by the coding sequence TTGAGTAAACTGTTTTTTCATATTGGCCGGTATTTCCTCCTTTTGGGTGGAATGTTTAAGACACTGGAAAAACCGCTGATCTATTACAGGCTGGCGATGACAGAAGTGATCTCTATGATCATGGGGAGTATGACGATTGTCGTGATTATTTCAGTTTTTATCGGGGCAGTAAGTACGCTTCAGACCGCCTATCAATTGGTTACGAGTCTGGTGCCTAAATCTATTATTGGTTCCGTAGTTTCTGCTACGACCTTGCTGGAGCTTTCCCCGACGGTATTGACTTTTATACTTGCTGGTCGTATTGGCTCTAAAATCGCTTCTGAGATTGGTACCATGCGGGTTACTGAGCAAATTGATGCTTTAGAAGTAATGGGTATTAATTCGAGTGCGTATCTGATTCTCCCAAAAATTGTCGCCGGGCTTATTGCACTCCCGGTATTGGTATCTGTTTCGGCCTTTCTTGCACATATTGGGGGAATGGTGGCAGGAGACCTTTCGGGCGCTGTGACCAGCCTGGAGTTTACTATCGGTGTACAGACCTATTACAATGCCTATCAGGTTGCTGTCATGTATGTAAAGGCCTTTACATTTGGATTAATTATTACTACTGTATCAGCTTATCAGGGATATTATACACAAGGTGGTGCGCTCGAAGTTGGTGCATCCAGTACTAAAGCGGTAGTATATAGCTGCCTGAGTGTGGTACTTGCCGATTATCTGATTGCTGAAGTTATGCTATAA